From a single Anaerolineales bacterium genomic region:
- a CDS encoding GyrI-like domain-containing protein, with the protein MSYQCEIVNRTAQPALSLRARGAAKDLPAILGRSYGVLGAYLGRIGQQPAGAPFIAYYNQDMQNLDLEIGFPVAKKLPGQGEIQAGEIPGGKAASCMHVGPYDKISAAYEALGQWMQSNGHQGTGVCYEIYLNDPQKTPPEKLQTQILFPVK; encoded by the coding sequence ATGTCGTACCAATGTGAGATCGTGAACCGCACCGCCCAGCCTGCGCTTTCCCTCCGCGCCCGGGGCGCGGCGAAGGACCTGCCGGCCATTTTGGGACGGTCGTACGGCGTCCTTGGCGCCTACCTCGGACGGATTGGCCAGCAGCCCGCCGGAGCGCCGTTCATCGCCTACTACAACCAGGATATGCAGAACCTGGACCTGGAAATCGGATTTCCGGTCGCCAAGAAACTGCCGGGCCAGGGCGAGATCCAAGCCGGCGAGATTCCCGGCGGCAAGGCGGCCAGCTGCATGCACGTCGGTCCGTACGACAAGATCTCGGCGGCGTACGAGGCCCTCGGGCAATGGATGCAATCGAATGGACATCAGGGGACCGGGGTGTGCTATGAAATCTACCTGAACGACCCGCAGAAGACTCCGCCAGAGAAATTGCAGACTCAGATCCTGTTTCCGGTGAAGTAG
- a CDS encoding twin-arginine translocase TatA/TatE family subunit: MELLGIGPLELLLILVIALIIFSPKDLAKGGKMVGRWINRLYRSDAWKSMRQVSQEMQDLPARLAREAQLEELGDVEKDLNAKLNTPVSGGSAKHPKPPAAASKLPPAQQAESAAAAGQAPPAVGTAAGTPKPASPEASGAASPSPYGADPDVSKPQSAPASPIPPSPSASDSRGESANTPSPPPPSEKDPSD; this comes from the coding sequence ATGGAATTGCTCGGCATCGGCCCGTTGGAACTGCTGCTGATCCTTGTGATCGCGCTGATCATCTTTTCGCCCAAGGATCTCGCCAAGGGCGGGAAGATGGTCGGCCGCTGGATCAACCGGCTTTACCGTTCCGACGCCTGGAAATCTATGCGTCAGGTTTCGCAGGAGATGCAGGATTTGCCCGCCCGGCTGGCGCGGGAAGCCCAGCTCGAGGAGTTGGGCGATGTGGAAAAAGATTTAAACGCGAAGCTGAATACGCCGGTTTCCGGCGGCTCCGCCAAGCACCCCAAGCCCCCGGCCGCCGCCTCCAAACTGCCGCCGGCGCAACAAGCCGAGTCTGCGGCCGCGGCCGGGCAGGCGCCGCCCGCAGTGGGCACCGCCGCCGGAACGCCCAAGCCGGCCTCCCCGGAGGCGTCCGGTGCGGCGTCGCCTTCACCTTATGGCGCCGACCCCGACGTTTCCAAACCGCAGTCTGCACCCGCTTCCCCCATCCCGCCATCGCCGTCCGCCTCCGATTCCCGCGGGGAATCGGCAAACACGCCTTCACCGCCTCCGCCGTCGGAAAAAGACCCGTCCGATTAA
- the fabG gene encoding 3-oxoacyl-[acyl-carrier-protein] reductase: protein MTFSPNRVAVVTGGAQSIGRAIVDRLAKAGVDIVIADIQAEKAQTAAKEVAAATGRKAVGLAVDVSSTKSAAEMIEKALAEMGRIDILVNNAGTTRDNLILRMDEADWDRVLDINLKGAWNCSKAVVRAMMKARYGRIVNMASVSGLAGQAGQTNYSASKAGLIGFTKALAREVASRGITVNAVAPGFVPTPLTETLPAEMKESLMKMIPVGRWGKTDEIAYAVEFLAADEAAYITGHVLSVDGGMVMM, encoded by the coding sequence ATGACGTTTTCGCCGAATCGCGTCGCCGTCGTGACCGGCGGCGCCCAAAGCATCGGACGGGCGATTGTCGACCGGCTGGCGAAAGCCGGGGTCGACATCGTCATCGCCGACATCCAGGCCGAGAAGGCCCAGACGGCCGCCAAGGAAGTCGCCGCGGCGACCGGCCGCAAGGCGGTCGGCTTGGCGGTCGACGTTTCCTCGACCAAGTCCGCGGCCGAGATGATCGAGAAAGCCCTCGCGGAAATGGGCCGGATCGACATCCTGGTCAACAACGCCGGCACCACGCGCGACAACCTGATCCTGCGCATGGACGAAGCCGATTGGGATCGGGTGCTCGACATCAACCTCAAGGGCGCCTGGAACTGCTCCAAAGCCGTCGTCCGCGCGATGATGAAAGCCCGCTATGGGCGGATCGTCAACATGGCCTCGGTCTCGGGCCTCGCCGGCCAAGCGGGCCAGACCAACTACTCGGCTTCGAAGGCCGGGCTGATCGGCTTCACCAAAGCCCTGGCGCGCGAGGTGGCTTCGCGCGGGATCACCGTCAACGCCGTGGCGCCGGGCTTCGTCCCCACGCCGCTGACCGAAACCCTGCCGGCCGAGATGAAGGAATCCCTGATGAAAATGATTCCGGTCGGCCGCTGGGGCAAAACCGACGAGATCGCCTATGCGGTCGAATTCCTCGCCGCCGACGAGGCGGCCTACATCACCGGCCACGTGCTTTCCGTCGACGGCGGCATGGTGATGATGTGA
- a CDS encoding DNA alkylation repair protein, whose translation MRKPIPNEPDWLLEACFKLFFHLGKTDQQKVLKFAARFRNASRKSTQRRARMMLELKTPPFPSPNPQSGSREGKGGVEEKSDMNSADADRIGESILQMILDGETAGAHALLAPHLSRRIPFRLLDRIGTRIGAGPVPAVNGFLARIAREKPMGGWPLIGSALAAQLEADFEGALERCRGFIVFGDAWYAADTLAERVPGAALVTDFNRALPILKRWRTDEERWVRKSCGVAVHLWTKRAHGDPRLLPKVKTLLAFLAPMFGEEDLDAVKGIGWALKTIGRFYPETLTPWLIRQVGRRASYRPLMLRKAVTYLNPEDRNIAYRAACR comes from the coding sequence ATGCGGAAGCCGATCCCCAACGAGCCGGATTGGCTGTTGGAGGCGTGCTTCAAGCTGTTTTTCCACCTGGGAAAAACCGATCAACAGAAGGTCTTGAAGTTCGCCGCCCGTTTCCGGAATGCCTCCCGGAAAAGCACGCAGCGCAGAGCGCGGATGATGCTGGAATTGAAAACTCCGCCCTTCCCCTCCCCAAATCCGCAGAGTGGATCTAGGGAGGGGAAGGGCGGAGTCGAGGAGAAATCGGACATGAACTCAGCCGACGCCGATCGGATTGGAGAATCCATCCTTCAAATGATTTTGGACGGCGAAACCGCCGGAGCACATGCGTTGCTGGCCCCGCACCTTTCGCGCCGCATTCCCTTCCGCCTGCTGGACCGGATCGGCACGCGGATCGGCGCGGGCCCGGTCCCGGCAGTGAACGGTTTTCTCGCGCGGATCGCGCGCGAAAAACCCATGGGCGGATGGCCGCTGATCGGTTCGGCGCTGGCCGCGCAGCTGGAGGCGGACTTCGAGGGCGCGCTCGAGCGCTGCCGCGGCTTCATTGTCTTCGGCGACGCATGGTACGCCGCCGACACGCTCGCCGAGCGCGTCCCGGGCGCCGCGCTGGTGACCGACTTCAACCGGGCGCTCCCGATCCTCAAACGCTGGCGCACGGACGAAGAGCGCTGGGTGCGCAAAAGCTGCGGCGTCGCCGTCCATCTGTGGACCAAGCGCGCGCACGGAGATCCGCGCCTGCTGCCCAAGGTGAAAACGCTGCTGGCGTTTCTCGCGCCGATGTTCGGCGAAGAGGACCTCGACGCGGTCAAGGGGATCGGATGGGCGTTGAAGACGATCGGACGGTTCTATCCCGAAACCCTGACGCCCTGGCTGATCCGACAGGTCGGACGGCGGGCTTCATACCGTCCGCTGATGCTGCGGAAGGCCGTCACGTACCTCAATCCCGAAGACCGCAATATCGCCTACCGGGCGGCCTGCCGATGA
- the fabD gene encoding ACP S-malonyltransferase, whose translation MLDPKRTAFVFPGQGSQAVGMGKALADSHRSARDLFAEMDSILGGGLSRLAWEGPESELGETYNTQPINLTHSAAAWRVLLEGLGPFEPACVAGHSQGELSALVAAGAIEFADAVRLARERGRVMRDAGNTRPGGMAAILNLDAAVLGEVCRQAAGETGGIVDIANDNCPGQAVISGEVRALEQAMALALKRGARRAIRLNVSIGSHSPLMRDAAVEFARAVNAARISDPRIPVIGNVGAAPLRTASALREDLNAQLTSPVRWTESVRAMRALGADTFVELGSKDVLTGLLKRIDPNARGLAAGTPEQIRAVLGV comes from the coding sequence ATGCTTGACCCCAAACGCACCGCGTTCGTTTTTCCCGGGCAGGGCTCCCAGGCCGTCGGCATGGGCAAGGCCCTGGCCGATTCCCATCGCTCGGCGCGCGACCTGTTCGCAGAGATGGATTCGATCCTCGGTGGAGGACTCTCCCGGCTGGCTTGGGAGGGGCCGGAATCCGAATTGGGCGAGACCTACAACACCCAACCCATTAACCTGACCCATTCGGCCGCCGCCTGGCGGGTTCTGCTTGAAGGGCTCGGCCCCTTTGAGCCGGCCTGTGTGGCGGGCCATTCGCAGGGCGAGCTTTCCGCATTGGTGGCGGCGGGCGCGATCGAATTCGCCGACGCGGTGCGACTCGCCCGCGAGCGCGGGCGGGTGATGCGCGACGCCGGGAACACCCGTCCGGGCGGGATGGCGGCGATCCTGAACCTGGATGCCGCGGTGCTGGGCGAGGTCTGCCGGCAGGCGGCCGGGGAAACCGGCGGGATCGTCGACATCGCCAACGACAACTGCCCCGGCCAAGCGGTGATCTCCGGCGAAGTCCGGGCCCTCGAGCAAGCGATGGCGCTGGCGCTGAAGCGCGGCGCCCGGCGCGCGATCCGGCTTAACGTCAGCATCGGTTCGCACTCGCCGCTGATGCGCGACGCGGCGGTGGAATTCGCCCGGGCGGTGAACGCCGCCCGGATTTCCGACCCGCGAATCCCGGTGATCGGCAACGTGGGGGCGGCGCCCCTGCGCACCGCCTCCGCCCTGCGGGAGGACCTCAACGCCCAATTGACGTCGCCCGTGCGGTGGACGGAATCCGTGCGCGCCATGCGGGCGCTCGGGGCTGACACCTTCGTGGAATTGGGGAGCAAGGACGTGCTCACCGGATTGCTCAAACGGATCGATCCGAACGCCCGCGGTCTGGCCGCCGGGACGCCGGAGCAGATCCGTGCCGTGTTGGGGGTATAA
- a CDS encoding PadR family transcriptional regulator, which yields MKTRGRDAVGGMLSEWKRGMLSFWVLGLLLSKSRYGLEIQSEIQESTQGRITLGASTLYTLLRRLERKGFVKSRWASSPQGPPRAYYNLTPAGRGVVRRFAEEILDPQSPINAGLGRLTAALFREFGRNPGRDEPHDLTAGK from the coding sequence GTGAAAACCCGCGGCCGGGACGCCGTCGGCGGGATGCTTTCGGAGTGGAAACGCGGGATGCTTTCCTTCTGGGTGCTCGGCTTGCTGTTGTCCAAATCGCGCTATGGGCTGGAGATCCAAAGCGAGATCCAGGAAAGCACTCAGGGGCGGATCACCCTCGGCGCGAGCACGCTCTACACCCTTCTGCGGCGGCTGGAACGCAAGGGGTTCGTAAAAAGCCGGTGGGCATCCTCCCCCCAGGGCCCGCCGCGCGCCTATTACAACCTCACGCCCGCCGGCCGCGGCGTCGTCCGCCGGTTTGCCGAGGAGATCCTCGATCCGCAAAGCCCGATCAACGCCGGTTTGGGCCGCCTGACGGCGGCGTTGTTCCGGGAGTTCGGCCGAAATCCGGGCCGGGATGAACCGCACGATCTAACTGCAGGGAAATAA
- a CDS encoding effector binding domain-containing protein — protein sequence MANILMRLFTEDLEGFEPEVRDLKDPIRILGMAADTTMSRIYQDAPALGKRFSEFKKSHPIPSKKEPWGFTAVSQGFARESGAFTYLMGDVVTDLDRVPAGLTGFEIPAGLYAVFPVRPKNRFAWGLAIANVKRYAYGKWLPRSGYDPAGTVDDFEYHDERSLRKRNPQIDLYVAVRAKR from the coding sequence ATGGCGAACATCTTGATGCGCTTGTTTACGGAAGATCTCGAAGGGTTCGAGCCGGAGGTCCGGGACTTGAAAGACCCGATCCGAATTCTCGGAATGGCGGCGGACACCACCATGAGCCGGATCTACCAGGACGCGCCCGCCCTAGGCAAGCGGTTCAGCGAGTTTAAAAAATCCCATCCGATACCGTCCAAAAAGGAACCCTGGGGCTTCACCGCCGTCAGCCAAGGCTTCGCGAGGGAGAGCGGCGCGTTCACCTATCTGATGGGGGATGTCGTCACCGATCTGGATCGCGTACCCGCCGGATTGACGGGATTCGAAATTCCAGCCGGGTTGTACGCCGTGTTCCCGGTGCGCCCGAAAAACCGCTTCGCCTGGGGTTTGGCGATCGCCAACGTCAAGCGCTACGCCTACGGGAAGTGGCTGCCCCGCTCCGGATACGATCCGGCGGGGACGGTCGACGATTTCGAATACCACGACGAGCGTAGCCTGCGGAAGCGCAATCCGCAAATCGATCTGTACGTGGCCGTGCGGGCCAAGCGCTAG
- a CDS encoding glycoside hydrolase family 5 protein, which yields MNDRIGRGVNFGNALEAPSEGEWGVTLREEYFQLVKDAGFDSIRLPVRWNAHAPEEPPYAIEPAFFERVDWAVENALDRGLAVILDFHHFTDYMECAACERDRLLGLWTQIAAHYQGHPADLVFEVLNEPTDAVPAPDWNAALAAALAEIRKTNPERIVIAGPVDWNGVYALERLELPEGDRRLIATFHYYNPFPFTHQGAEWVEDSDAWLGTAWTGSAAERQAVRGELRIAAEWGRAHNRPILLGEFGAYDRADMESRARWTAFVAREAEAASFSWAYWEFCAGFGVYDPAAGRWREPLLAALLPDSPLLAG from the coding sequence ATGAACGATCGAATCGGCCGCGGCGTGAATTTCGGAAACGCGCTCGAGGCGCCGAGCGAGGGCGAGTGGGGCGTCACGCTGCGGGAGGAATATTTCCAGCTGGTCAAGGACGCCGGCTTCGACAGCATCCGCCTGCCGGTGCGTTGGAACGCGCACGCGCCGGAGGAGCCGCCGTACGCCATCGAGCCCGCCTTCTTCGAGCGGGTCGATTGGGCGGTGGAGAACGCGCTCGACCGCGGGCTGGCGGTGATCCTGGACTTCCATCATTTCACCGATTATATGGAGTGCGCCGCCTGCGAGCGCGACCGTCTGCTCGGCTTGTGGACGCAGATCGCGGCCCATTATCAAGGGCACCCGGCGGATCTGGTATTCGAAGTGCTCAACGAGCCCACCGACGCCGTCCCCGCGCCGGATTGGAACGCCGCCCTCGCCGCCGCATTGGCGGAGATCCGTAAAACCAATCCGGAGCGGATCGTCATCGCGGGCCCGGTGGATTGGAACGGAGTGTACGCGCTCGAGCGGCTGGAACTGCCGGAGGGCGACCGCCGTCTGATCGCCACCTTCCATTATTACAACCCGTTCCCCTTTACCCACCAGGGAGCCGAATGGGTCGAGGACTCCGACGCCTGGCTGGGGACGGCATGGACCGGCAGCGCGGCGGAGCGGCAGGCCGTCCGCGGCGAGTTGCGGATCGCCGCCGAGTGGGGACGGGCGCACAACCGCCCCATACTCCTCGGAGAATTCGGCGCGTACGATCGGGCGGATATGGAATCGCGCGCGCGGTGGACCGCCTTTGTCGCCCGGGAGGCGGAAGCCGCCTCCTTTTCATGGGCGTATTGGGAATTCTGCGCCGGCTTCGGCGTTTACGATCCGGCAGCCGGTCGTTGGCGGGAGCCGTTGCTCGCCGCCCTGCTGCCCGATTCGCCGCTCCTTGCCGGATGA
- a CDS encoding molybdopterin-dependent oxidoreductase, whose translation MKGRFGLWIGIFAGMGFLAGCGGKSGLSMTSRLPPAEIREYQGQDLSSIEAFRENSILGPQTVSLDTYRLQVTGLVDRPLSLTYEEVLGLDLYSKVVTLYCVEGWDATILWEGVLIDDLLQEAQARAEARIAIFHAADGYTSSLPVEYLRDRQILLAYKMNDVVLPAERGFPFQVVAEDKWGYKWVKWVTEIELSDDPNYRGYWEGFGYSNDGDLDQPFFGP comes from the coding sequence ATGAAGGGACGATTTGGTTTGTGGATCGGGATCTTCGCAGGGATGGGCTTCCTGGCGGGATGCGGCGGAAAAAGCGGGTTGTCGATGACCTCCCGCCTGCCGCCGGCCGAGATCCGCGAGTATCAGGGGCAGGATCTCTCCTCGATCGAGGCGTTCCGGGAAAATTCCATTCTGGGGCCGCAGACGGTTTCGCTGGATACCTACCGTCTGCAGGTGACCGGCTTGGTCGATCGGCCGTTGTCCCTGACGTACGAAGAAGTGCTGGGGCTTGATCTGTATTCCAAGGTGGTGACGTTGTACTGCGTGGAGGGCTGGGACGCCACGATCCTGTGGGAAGGAGTGTTGATCGACGACCTGCTGCAGGAGGCTCAGGCGCGCGCGGAGGCGCGGATTGCGATTTTCCACGCGGCCGACGGCTATACCTCGTCCCTGCCGGTCGAATACCTGCGGGACAGGCAAATCCTGCTGGCGTACAAAATGAACGACGTGGTCCTTCCGGCGGAGCGCGGCTTCCCCTTCCAAGTGGTCGCCGAAGACAAGTGGGGATACAAGTGGGTGAAATGGGTCACCGAGATAGAGCTCTCGGACGATCCGAACTACCGCGGGTATTGGGAGGGATTCGGGTACAGCAACGACGGCGATCTGGATCAGCCGTTCTTCGGGCCTTAG
- the rpmF gene encoding 50S ribosomal protein L32: protein MPPHPKRKHSSGRRDRRRAHDALTPPGLVGCANCGAQIPAYTVCPKCGYYDGRKVFEPKKKKTEKKQ from the coding sequence ATGCCGCCACATCCGAAACGAAAACATTCCTCCGGCCGCCGGGACCGCCGCCGGGCGCATGACGCGCTGACGCCGCCCGGTTTGGTCGGGTGCGCCAATTGCGGCGCGCAAATTCCCGCCTACACCGTCTGCCCGAAGTGCGGATACTACGACGGGCGCAAGGTGTTCGAACCCAAAAAGAAAAAGACCGAAAAGAAGCAATGA
- a CDS encoding MerR family transcriptional regulator, giving the protein MIKIGDFSKLSMVSVKTLRYYDEMGLLSPIETDRSTGYRYYSLDQLPRLNRILALKDLGFSLEQIRQALESGITLDQLRGMLRLKQAEQQRLVQEEQERLIRVEARLRQIEMEANVSKYDVVIKKTEAQKAASIRKILASPQEISRLFEDLYGYLERQGVRPTGPSHGIWHDPEYKERDFDAEVAVPVSQTFPAGEGVRPAELPAVPAAACTIHQGAYEGFSQAYAAIMGWINNNGYRVAGPFREIYLRGPGPQPTDPMSYVTEIQVPVEKA; this is encoded by the coding sequence ATGATCAAAATCGGCGATTTTTCCAAACTCAGCATGGTCTCGGTCAAGACGCTGCGCTACTACGACGAAATGGGCTTGCTTTCGCCGATCGAGACCGACCGGTCCACCGGGTACCGCTACTACTCGCTCGACCAGCTCCCGCGGCTGAACCGGATCCTGGCGCTGAAAGATTTGGGGTTTTCGCTCGAGCAGATCCGCCAGGCGCTCGAAAGCGGAATTACGCTGGATCAATTGCGCGGAATGTTACGGCTCAAGCAGGCCGAACAGCAGCGGCTCGTGCAGGAGGAACAGGAGCGGCTAATCCGGGTGGAAGCCAGGCTGAGGCAGATAGAAATGGAGGCCAACGTGTCGAAATACGACGTGGTGATTAAAAAAACCGAAGCCCAGAAGGCGGCGTCAATCCGCAAGATCCTCGCTTCCCCGCAGGAGATCAGCCGGCTGTTCGAAGACCTCTACGGATACCTGGAGCGGCAGGGAGTCCGCCCCACCGGCCCGTCCCATGGAATCTGGCACGATCCCGAGTACAAAGAACGGGATTTCGACGCCGAGGTCGCCGTTCCGGTCTCGCAGACCTTCCCGGCCGGCGAAGGCGTACGGCCGGCCGAGCTTCCCGCGGTCCCCGCCGCGGCCTGCACGATCCACCAGGGCGCGTATGAAGGATTTTCGCAGGCCTACGCCGCGATCATGGGCTGGATTAACAACAACGGGTACCGGGTCGCCGGTCCGTTCCGTGAAATTTATTTGCGCGGCCCCGGCCCCCAGCCGACGGATCCCATGTCCTACGTCACCGAAATCCAGGTGCCGGTGGAGAAGGCGTAG
- a CDS encoding biotin--[acetyl-CoA-carboxylase] ligase, with the protein MTSQPSSDPIDPNALGRGPLRRMVRFLPECESTNDEIRALAAAGEGEGALVVADFQRAGRGRLGRAWRAPRGSSLLFSLLLRPPADPARALLPVMAASLGVMEGIRRECGLAARLKWPNDILIGGKKAGGILCELGPDGPAAGAVIVGIGLNVNFDPDGVEGIPAGATSIQAELGRPQPRAALLRAILGEIEPRYAEILRGGSLRGEWTRALETLGRRVRIVLPGGELEGTAESVDEAGALVLRLADGTARTILAGDVAHVADSRL; encoded by the coding sequence ATGACATCCCAACCCTCCTCCGATCCCATCGATCCCAATGCCCTCGGCCGCGGGCCGCTGCGCCGGATGGTGCGCTTTCTCCCCGAATGCGAATCCACGAACGACGAAATCCGCGCGCTGGCCGCGGCCGGCGAGGGGGAGGGCGCGCTGGTCGTCGCGGATTTTCAGCGCGCCGGCCGCGGAAGATTGGGCCGCGCCTGGCGGGCGCCGCGTGGAAGCAGTTTACTGTTTTCGCTGTTGTTGCGTCCGCCGGCCGATCCGGCGCGGGCGCTGCTGCCGGTGATGGCGGCTTCGCTGGGGGTGATGGAAGGGATCCGCCGCGAGTGCGGCTTGGCCGCGCGGCTCAAATGGCCGAACGACATCCTGATCGGCGGGAAAAAGGCGGGCGGAATCCTGTGCGAGCTGGGGCCGGACGGTCCGGCGGCGGGAGCCGTGATCGTCGGGATCGGGCTGAACGTGAATTTCGACCCGGACGGCGTCGAAGGAATTCCGGCCGGCGCAACCAGCATTCAAGCCGAGCTCGGGCGGCCGCAGCCGCGGGCCGCGCTCCTGCGCGCGATCCTGGGAGAGATCGAGCCGCGCTATGCGGAGATCCTGCGCGGCGGATCCTTGCGGGGGGAATGGACGCGCGCCCTGGAGACCCTCGGCCGGCGGGTGCGGATAGTCCTCCCGGGGGGCGAGCTCGAGGGTACGGCGGAATCGGTCGACGAGGCGGGCGCGCTCGTCCTGCGGCTCGCCGACGGAACGGCGCGGACGATCCTTGCGGGAGACGTGGCGCATGTGGCGGACAGCCGGCTGTAG
- a CDS encoding YafY family transcriptional regulator: MANTATRLITLILLLQRHPNQKAGDLAQKLGVSVRSLHRYVDMLDEMGIPVYSERGPGGGFSLVRGFKMPPLIFTPEEAVTVCLGAELAKEMWGRLYEEAAQGALAKIENVLPDEQRDEVAWARRSLVTAGLHYPSLAECASLLETLRGAIRAQKRVRMFYQGSQQTAPIGREVDPYALTNSRGWWYVVGFCRLRDNVRSFRLDRIHSLEVLDTGFERPEDFDARRYLIPESRSAAVRGRLKFAPAAAHLVLNNRFWWEAVEQRPDGSALATFSAPDLIWAASLALSYGPAVTIEEPEELRRLVGEWASAVAGFYSGTPESTKPVPENPAHEEHEKDPKNTVLPKN, from the coding sequence ATGGCCAACACCGCGACCCGGCTGATCACCCTGATCCTGCTCCTCCAGCGCCATCCGAACCAAAAAGCGGGCGATCTGGCGCAGAAGCTGGGCGTCTCGGTCCGCTCGCTGCACCGCTATGTCGATATGCTGGACGAGATGGGCATCCCGGTGTATTCGGAGCGCGGCCCGGGCGGGGGGTTTTCGCTGGTGCGCGGCTTCAAGATGCCTCCGCTGATCTTCACGCCGGAGGAAGCGGTGACCGTTTGTCTGGGCGCGGAGTTGGCCAAGGAAATGTGGGGCCGTTTGTATGAGGAGGCGGCCCAGGGAGCGCTGGCCAAGATCGAAAACGTCCTGCCCGACGAACAGCGCGATGAAGTCGCCTGGGCGCGCCGTTCGCTGGTGACGGCCGGACTGCATTACCCCAGCCTGGCGGAATGCGCATCGCTGCTCGAAACCCTGCGCGGCGCCATCCGCGCGCAGAAACGCGTCCGGATGTTCTACCAGGGCAGCCAGCAAACCGCGCCGATCGGGCGCGAAGTGGATCCGTACGCGCTGACCAACAGCCGGGGCTGGTGGTACGTTGTGGGTTTTTGCCGCTTGCGCGACAATGTTCGCTCGTTCCGACTCGACCGGATCCACTCCCTGGAAGTGCTGGATACGGGGTTCGAGCGCCCGGAGGATTTCGACGCGCGCCGGTACCTGATCCCGGAATCGCGGAGCGCGGCGGTCCGCGGGCGGCTGAAGTTCGCCCCCGCCGCGGCCCACCTGGTGCTCAACAACCGGTTCTGGTGGGAAGCCGTGGAACAACGGCCGGACGGTTCGGCGCTGGCGACCTTCTCGGCGCCGGATCTGATCTGGGCGGCCTCGCTCGCGCTGAGTTACGGCCCGGCCGTCACCATCGAAGAGCCGGAAGAACTGCGCCGACTCGTAGGCGAGTGGGCAAGCGCGGTGGCGGGGTTCTATTCCGGCACCCCGGAATCCACAAAGCCCGTCCCGGAGAATCCCGCCCACGAAGAACACGAAAAAGATCCGAAGAACACAGTGCTTCCAAAAAATTAA
- the nusB gene encoding transcription antitermination factor NusB, giving the protein MKARRKARTVALQALYELDCSAHEPGTVLSQREEDSKLPEGQHEFARLLVFGVLKDRARLDRWIARFAPEWPVEQIAIVERNILRIALWEFAVGGLTPVRVAINEAVELAKLYGSDSAPRFINGVLGSLADHAEELARAAQAEPAAKGK; this is encoded by the coding sequence ATGAAGGCACGGCGCAAGGCGCGGACCGTCGCGCTGCAGGCACTTTACGAATTGGATTGCTCCGCCCACGAGCCGGGAACGGTCCTTTCCCAGCGCGAAGAAGACAGCAAGCTCCCCGAAGGCCAGCATGAGTTCGCCCGTTTGCTGGTCTTCGGCGTTTTAAAGGACCGCGCGCGGCTAGACCGCTGGATCGCGCGCTTCGCCCCCGAATGGCCGGTGGAGCAGATCGCCATCGTCGAACGCAACATCCTGCGCATCGCCCTGTGGGAGTTCGCCGTCGGCGGGCTCACGCCCGTGCGGGTGGCGATCAACGAAGCGGTCGAGCTGGCCAAGCTCTACGGCTCCGACAGCGCGCCGCGCTTCATCAACGGCGTTCTCGGAAGCCTCGCCGACCACGCCGAGGAGCTGGCCCGGGCGGCGCAGGCCGAGCCGGCGGCGAAGGGGAAGTGA
- a CDS encoding Asp23/Gls24 family envelope stress response protein: MDSPPPSGKIFVAPGVLITVAKLAALSVPGVVRMSPVPGGVNQLFRLGASRGVRLETEGDSVSTELFLVVQSDVDVREVARKVQREVSRAISEIIGLKAGEIIVHIEDVDAPPPA, encoded by the coding sequence ATGGACTCTCCGCCCCCCTCGGGCAAGATCTTCGTCGCGCCCGGCGTGTTGATCACCGTCGCCAAGCTGGCCGCGCTCAGCGTGCCGGGAGTGGTGCGCATGTCGCCGGTGCCGGGCGGGGTGAACCAGCTGTTCCGCTTGGGGGCTTCGCGCGGGGTGCGGCTCGAAACCGAGGGCGATTCGGTCTCGACCGAGCTATTCCTGGTCGTCCAATCCGACGTCGATGTGCGCGAGGTGGCGCGCAAAGTCCAGCGGGAAGTGAGCCGGGCGATCAGCGAGATCATCGGGCTCAAGGCGGGGGAGATCATCGTTCACATCGAGGATGTCGACGCGCCTCCCCCCGCGTAG